CCTGTACAAGAAGGGCCAGAGTCGCCTCATctgctgaggaggctgaggtcCTTCGGAGTGCACAGCGCCCCCCTCAGAACCTTTTATGACTCCGTGGTAGCTTCTGCTATCTTCTACGCCGTGGTCTGCTGGAGAGGGGGCAGCACGGACAGAGACGGGAAGAGACTCAATAAGCTCATCAGGAGAGcgagctctgtcctgggctgtccaCTGGACTCCATAGAGGAGGTGGGGGAGAGGAGAATGGTAAATAAACTGATATCCACCATGAACAACCCCTCTCACCCCTGCACAACACTGGGGGGTCtctgagcagctccttcagcataCCGCAGGTCGTTCATCCCGGCTGCTATCAGACGTTACAACAACCAGTCAGTCTGAAAATCTGGCACTTTAGTGTACTCAATGTGAAATGGCACCAGGTCACCTTAGCAGTAATAATGTGCAATATGACCTGTTTAGTGCAACACATGTCTGTAGCCTCATGTGCAATATGACATTGTGTATATAGTGTGTACAGTGATCATTGTTCGTTCTTTATCTATTTCTATATTCTGTTGCATATTGTTTTCGAGCTATAGGATTTTTTCAATGTAACACTGCCTGCAATTTTTGCCCTGCTTGCTGCTGTATACATGTGAATTTCCCCGTCGTGGGATGAATAAAGGCTAATGATCATCAACCAAGCAGCCACCAATCACCTCCAGTCATTCAGCACATATCACCACCTCCAACCAACCAGAACTGATCACCTCCACCAAACCAGCATATATTACCACCTTCAACCAACCAGCTCCAATCACCTCCAGCCAACCAACACTAACAACCTCCAACCAACCCGCATCATCACCTCCAACCAACTAGCATCAATCACCTACAACGAACCAACACTTACCAactccaaccaaccaacaacaaccacctcCAACCAAGCACCGTCGATTACATCTAACCAACTAGCACTAACCACCTTCAACCAAACAGCACCAACCCCATCCAATCAACCACCTTCAATTACCTGAAAAGAAACCAGCGCCAGTCTCCGCCACCCAAACAGCCTCAATTACCGCCGTGAACCAACCAGCACTCATCACATATACCAAATGATATCAATCACCTCCTACCAATGAGAATCAGTCACCACCTCCAACCAACCAACATCAACCACCTGCAACCAGCATCAGTGACATGAAACCAACCAGCACTGACCAACTCCAAGAAAGCACACTAACCATTTCCAACTATTCTGCGTCTGTCACCTCCAACCAACCGGCACCAATCACCTCCAACCAGCTAGCACCAATCACCTCCAGTTACACATCCTCAAAACAACAGTGACGATATGTCGCCATATGTCTGCCAAATGAAAATTGTTTGGAGCcataaacaataaatacatggatgaagtgaaatgaagaaaaaaaaaaaacgaggaaaAATGACTGATACTGGATTCATAACATTTCATAGCGGCAAattagatgggttttttttttcttctttttttgataaGTTACAGAGTATAGGAGAACACATGCAGGTGGAGAAAGCCCTGAAAGATCACTGTCAGTGTCTGATtggctggtcctggtccaggtaggtctctgattggctgcagtgTGCATAAAAGCAGCTGTGTGAGGCGGAGCCAGCAGTGGGAGCAGGGCAGCAGGTGAGACACCATGTTCGATTCCCTGCTGTGTGACGGTGTCAGTGGACGTTCTCCCCGAGCGTCAGAGGCTCCCACAGACCCCAGTGAGTGAGAACGCTCAGCGACGAGCTCCGTGGTTCCTGCTGAGGAGGCCATGAACTCCAGCCAGCCGTCACACTTCACACTCAGCGGTTACTTTGACGTCGGCCTGTTGAAATACTTGTGTTTCGTCTTGCTGCTGTGTCTGTACCTGCTGATCATCGGAgccaacctgctgctgatcctggTGATCTGTGTGAACAGAACCCTTCATGAGCCCATGTACCTGTTCCTGCTCAGCCTGTTTGTCAACGAGCTGTACGGCAGCAGCTGCATGTTTCCactgctcctggtccaggtcctgtcTGACTCTCACACCGTGTCTGTTCCGCTCTGCCTGCTGCAGATCTACTTGCTGTACTCCTACAGCGGTGTGGAGCTGTTTAACCTGGCCGCCATGTCGTACGACCGGTACGTGGCCATCTGCTGCCCGCTGCATTACCACCGAGCGATGACGAGCAGGAGGGCGGTCGTGCTGATCGCGCTGGCCTGGCTGCTTCCCGTGCCGCTCTGCGTCATCATGGTGTGCATGAGCtcgtctctgcagctctgtggaaaCATCATCCACAAAGTGTACTGCGACAACTACCTGGTGGTGAGACTGTCCTGCCACGACACCAGGCCCATCAACGTCTACGGACTGCTCCTCAACTCCACCGTCATCTCCACCACCGTCGTCCTGATCTTCTACTCCTACAGCAGGATCATCAGCGTGTGCGTCTGGAGTTCCGCAGAGACCCGGCAGAAGGCCCTCAGTACCTGCTCGCCCCAGATGGCCTCGCTCATTAACTTCACCTGCGGGTCCAGCTTCGAGCTGCTGTCCAGCCGCTTCGACCTGGACGGGATTCCCGAGGTGCTGCGAGTCCTCCTGTCGCTGTACTGGCTGCTCTGCCAGCCGCTCTTCAACCCCTGCATGTACGGCCTCAAGATGTCCAGAGTCCGGCTGgcctgcaggaagctgctgtcCACTTGAacagcccagtgtgtgtgtgtgtgtgtgtgtgtgtgtgtgtgtgtgtgtgtgtgtgtgtgtgttttcttgtccaTACGCAATAGTGAGGACCAAAATGAGTTTTaaaccaacagagtgaggacattttgcCCAGTTCTCACTTTCAACAGACCTATTTGCAGGTTAAGACTGGATTCTGGGGTTCGGGTTAGAGTGAGGTTCAGGGTATGGGTTAGGGTTGGGCACTGGGGCTGGGAAATGCATTACATCAATGAATCTCCTCACTActgtagaagtgtgtgtgtgtgtgtgtgtgtgtgtgtgtgtgtgtgtgtgttttcctgcatcCAAACCTCAGGTCCtagaggaacaatgtggttttcatcccGGTCCTGGAACACTGGAGCAGCTCCAGACCCTCCGTCGGGGGCTCGAGGGCCCGTGGAAGTTCGCCcgaccagtccacatgtgttttatgGATTTGGAGACGGCGTCCGACCGCGTCCCTCCTGGTGTCTTGCAGAAGGGGCTTCGGGAGGACGGAGTCCTCTGACACTTGTTCAGGCCCGTCTGGTCTCAGTAAGAAACTGGCAGAAAGTCCACATTCTAAGCTCGTCTCATTCCAGTTGAAGCTGGTTGAACGACAGTGTTCCtataaatctataaataaataaactgtaaacatcaatcaatcaaactttatttgtaaaagcactttccTATTCATAAAAAACTCAacgtgctgaacagtaaaaacagtcataaaaaaaaaagagcaaaaatcgcaccatcgatcagtatgcaccacacacacacacacacacacagtcttgtatttctatccttgtgtggaccgtccattgactcccattcatgtctagcccctaaccctgacccttaccctaaccctaacccacaccacaacaaagcctaaccctaaagaaatgtttttgcacttttacttttttcagtaacaacaacatggtcaagaaaacactgtttctcctacttaggaccggaaaaaggtccccacaaggcacgtcgttccacgttttgctatccttgtggggacatttggccccaacaaggatagaaatacaagaacacacacacacacacacacacacacacacacacacacacacacacagacatttgtGTCAcaaaacagaggagacatggcatgacactgagcatcatgggaaacaccagcagtggggccgcccacaccgggagaggtcaaaggtcatgactGCTAGGGCTCCAGTGCCAGACCCCCAACCCAgccagaccaagggaacccgcacaccgaagtgtgaagccccccaggccagccgggaccagaggactcgagcacagtaaccccagcagtGGACCAGatccaactcccggtgtgaaggaccgccctcaggaaacactggagttaagcaGCTAAAAACTCAGGAAGATACGATACGAAattattataaaataataagaTAAGATCATAAAGTAAAATggtaaaataagttagaagtacatagtaaaatagattaaattacataaataagacgactataaaaggtcaattGCTCATCAGCACGGCGGCTAAGTTTTGCAATAActgtaggtttgaaatattctttttgggaagaatCACTCGAGCGACGCTTTGGGCGCCGCCGCGAGGGAGAGAACCTGGGCTCCTTCGCCGCCGAcgtctgcgcatgttctatccgcaaggaatcttggtcttttgagtacacaaactacttgtcatacagtttaattgctgcgacgtaaagaaaatgtgcggaaacgatcgttcagttcttctcttttattgaaaaaacggtgcatcgcatcaacaaacattttaccacgtcttgccggctcacactctttttctaacaacatgcagagagagcctgcaggggctgcagcgcccttcttcctctgtggtgtctgtgtagaataaggttgaacatgcaaacagcacacctagtggcatgaagtgcaaacgCAGTCATgccgtcgtctgtgcgccgcggtttgaacgTGAATAGGTGAACTAGGCAGCCGCCTAGGGTGCAGTGTACAGAGGAGGGcaccgtggccgtacaaggggcgccccgacgctccatGTGAGCACTGCGCTGCTCCAAccctgcatgtgagtaccgcaccGCTCCCCACAGTTCAGCACCAACGCCCCCCATCCAGGCATCCAGGTAGTCAGTCAGCGAGGGATGTGTGtactgtgtgctgaatgttacctgcttaaatggagctgcccagcgtgctCGGGTGAAGCCCATACTGATGATAAAGAGATTGGCGGTTCCTGAAAAGATTAAAATTGTCAACAAGGTAAAAGttggaggctgagcaggagcgctgaagccaggtgttgaggcttagcagtctggagaagcgcTCAGCACGCCTTgagaaggtcggcaaaggtccagagataaaaaccgacctcccacagctctccaacagtttaaaaaggtctttaaaggggaacggttaTTTTTACAATCctgaccttatttcacattcgtcacaacaacatttactcacccgtttgactttcgtgtgatttgcagttggttcggagataattagatgctcccatatccatataacggcagcgggcggggcgccgacatgcagccgttacagacgctcttttctcttatgtttgttgtggggtggtagatacatgtaaatttattaacttagcatcacttagcgctattgggaagtctttaaaacggctagattgagcaactctccaggaactctgaagtgatgatgtcatcacactgcgccgtggcgcacattcattctgtttgtttacatggaagcagcgtctctgctctgcagtcagaccacggcatctccatcggcttttttaggcagtcagagtttattttcagctggttgtaactttggtacaatggttccagtgtgcatatatcctggttgtgaaagtaaaatgacaatcTGGACGTCATTGAGCTCACACGCTCCCACTttgtgaccgggatttattgaagctatggctaatagcgctcaacatggaccccagcatcaaagttcaaactttacgacgtttggattatcgggtgtgtagtgcccacttcacatctgaggacttcttcccagttcaggaaagaaatgaaggccagaagatccagagaatgaacctcaaaaagaatgccattccagcggctgcaggaggagaacaggtcgaggtaacatgATGATAATGCTATTCATTTTTtgctttactaatgtctagagttggctagagtgttataaacttgttcctactcattttgagcaacagtgtacagaatattttactgtttatgtacagCTCTTGttattgacagatatacttgtatcatcctttgttgttgctcaaatgaactaaacatctTAGCACACAGCCACAATCAACTTGTCTTCCAtcgttgtctttcttttccggactcctggtcctgacgtgaaacgtagtgacgtagcaccggagggattgtctctgattggttgatgcccagcggcagcgcgttgaaagttcagttttccgaactctcaaaaagcgacgctcctGACACCGTGGacgcgcgtcgtgggcgtcgacacTCGAAATGCTGGAAACACTTGAAAAGttgacgctcctgacgctcctgacgcaccgccccgccgcccgccgctccacaacgctcgtccaccatagactttgcatagaaaagcgctgCTCACGCCGCCCGTGACGCCTGTGATgcatccggtgtgaacgcaccattaaaGAACGTCTGCAAAATGGTGAGTGTTTCTACCGTTGTGTTtctcaataaaaaacaaaatgttttgacagagcgcatatcagtgggtatccgccatcttgaaaaatcgaagagcggggtgtaactctgtcaacataaacaatgACTGTCAGCTAACCGCTTCACtagggaagaccaaacctggcacagttatcaatcaatcaattttcaatcaatttatttttgtatagcccagtatcacaacaacagttgcctcagagggcttcaagatgttacatttgtcagtaaaagtaaaaacagtgaataagcataatggtaatatgtcaatatttacagtaacgagacagaacgaagcaaccaccgccttcgaccctcacatccggcaagaaaaaactccaaaaacccagtgggaaaagaagaaatcttggggagaaccacagtatggagggatccctctcccagggacggacagctttggcaacagctagcatgagacaataagaagtaaagcctaggacaatgttgaggacagttcgttggacggtccagcacaagaaccacggatcccagcagtagaaccgaagccagtccacgggcaggaccgacaggggtgtcctcccggtccggacggagcttgttcataggccttcgtaatagtggagtcagcaactgaaactggagaagactccccctcgaagggggggacaacaggtgaaaagcaatgaacggactaaagggaataacattcagacattagaggatagggctcagtgcaccgtacttcccacagcattctagctcctggggcagctttgtggatacttaactgtttaaactagtatttagttagtatagtttagtttagtttaatttagtttggtttagtttaattttgtttagtgtaatttggtttggtttagtttaatt
The sequence above is a segment of the Salarias fasciatus chromosome 14, fSalaFa1.1, whole genome shotgun sequence genome. Coding sequences within it:
- the LOC115400657 gene encoding olfactory receptor 11A1-like, which translates into the protein MNSSQPSHFTLSGYFDVGLLKYLCFVLLLCLYLLIIGANLLLILVICVNRTLHEPMYLFLLSLFVNELYGSSCMFPLLLVQVLSDSHTVSVPLCLLQIYLLYSYSGVELFNLAAMSYDRYVAICCPLHYHRAMTSRRAVVLIALAWLLPVPLCVIMVCMSSSLQLCGNIIHKVYCDNYLVVRLSCHDTRPINVYGLLLNSTVISTTVVLIFYSYSRIISVCVWSSAETRQKALSTCSPQMASLINFTCGSSFELLSSRFDLDGIPEVLRVLLSLYWLLCQPLFNPCMYGLKMSRVRLACRKLLST